The Thermosynechococcus sp. HN-54 DNA segment GATTGTCGGTCAATCGGCAGCCACCATTGCCCAGATGGCGAATATCCAAGTGCCGCCAGAAACGCGGGTACTCATTGGTGAAGTCAGTGAAGTGGGGCCGCAGGAGCCATTTTCCTACGAGAAACTCTGTCCCGTCTTGGCCTTGTATCGGGCACCCCAGTTCCACAAAGGGGTGGAAATTGCGGCACAGTTAGTGAATTTTGGCGGCATGGGGCATACCTCTGTGCTCTACACTGATCCCCGCAATCAAGATGACATTGCCTATTTCAAATACCGCATGCAAACGGCACGGGTTCTGATTAATACGCCTTCTTCCCAAGGGGCGATCGGGGACCTGTACAACTTCAAGTTGGATCCGTCGCTGACCTTGGGTTGTGGTACGTGGGGCGGCAACGTCACGTCGGAAAATGTTGGTCCCCATCACTTGTTGAACATTAAAACGGTGAGCGATCGCCGGGAAAATATGCTCTGGTTCCGCGTGCCGCCGAAAATTTACTTCAAACCCGGCTGTTTGCCTATTGCGTTGCGAGAACTAGAAGGGAAAAAACGTGCCTTTTTGGTTACTGATAAGCCCCTCTTTGACTTGGGGATCACTGACCCGATTGTGCACACCCTCGAAGAACTGGGCATCAAGCACGACATTTTCCATGAGGTAGAGCCAGATCCGACCCTGAGTACGGTGAATCGCGGCCTAGAACTGCTGCGGGAATATCAGCCCGATGTGATTATTGCCGTGGGGGGTGGCTCACCCATGGATGCAGCGAAGGTGATGTGGCTGTTGTACGAGCATCCAGAGGTGGAGTTTGACGGCCTCGCCATGCGCTTCATGGATATCCGCAAGCGGGTGTACCAACTGCCCCCCTTGGGTCAAAAAGCCATCATGGTGGCGATTCCCACGACCTCGGGGACGGGTTCAGAAGTAACGCCCTTTGCGGTGGTTACCGACGATCGCGTGGGGATTAAATACCCCTTAGCAGACTATGCCCTGACGCCTACGATGGCAATTGTCGATCCCGACTTGGTGCTGCACATGCCCAAGAAACTCACAGCCTATGGCGGCATTGATGCCCTCACCCACGCCTTGGAATCCTATGTGTCGGTGCTCTCGACGGAATTTACTGAGGGGCTGGCATTAGAGGCCATCAAACTGCTGTTTACGTACCTACCCCGCGCCTATCGTTTGGGGGCGGCTGACCCAGAGGCTCGCGAAAAGGTTCACTATGCCGCCACGATCGCCGGCATGGCCTTTGCCAATGCGTTCTTGGGGGTCTGCCACTCAATGGCGCACAAACTTGGCTCCACCTTCCATTTGCCCCACGGCTTGGCAAATGCGCTGATGATTTCCCATGTGATTCGCTACAATGCCACCGATGCCCCCCTGAAACAGGCCATCTTTCCGCAGTACAAGTATCCCCGGGCCAAGGAGCGCTATGCTCAAATTGCCGACTTTCTTGAATTGGGCGGTAGCACCCCAGAGGAAAAAGTGGAGCGCCTGATTGCGGCCATTGAGGACTTGAAGGCGCAGTTAGAAATTCCGGCCACGATCAAGGAAGCCCTCAACAGTGAGGATCAGGCTTTCTATGAACAGGTGGAGAGCATGGCCGAATTGGCCTTTGACGATCAGTGCACGGGTGCAAATCCCCGCTATCCGCTGATCCAAGACCTCAAGGAGTTGTATATTCTCGCCTATATGGGTTGTCGGCGGGATGCGGCAGCCTACCATCCGGCAGAAGCAACTTCTGAATGACGTGGCGGTATATTCCCCCCTTTGCGGCGCCGGGAAAGGTGCAAATGGCGGTGGATCGGTGGCTGTGGCAGTGGAGCGATCGCCCCTGTCTGCGGTTTTACACTTGGTCACCGCCGGCGATTTCCCTTGGCTACAGTCAACGGCACATTCCTGAGCATTGGCACCACCTCCACTGGCAGGGAGAAGCGGTTGAACTGGTGCAGCGACCCACAGGGGGACGAGCTGTTTTGCACCAAGGGGATCTCACGTACAGCTTGGTCGTGTGGGGGTTGGGGCAACGGCGGCGGCAGGTCTATGCCGATTTGTGTCAATTCCTGAGGGTGGGGTTTGCGCGCTTGGGGTGGCCACTTCAATTTGGACAAGAACCCTATCCTTCCCACGCTCCCCTCAATTGCTTTGCACGGGCAACAGGGGCCGATTTGGTTTTACCGACCGGTGAGAAAGTCATTGGCAGTGCCCAAGCGTGGCGGGGCGATCGCGTCCTGCAACATGGTTCGATTGTCCTTCACCCCGACCCCGATCTATGGCAGCAGGTATTTGGCAGTGTTCCCCATCGGCAGTCCCTTCCGCCCTTAGAGGTGGTGCAAACGGCTCTCTTGGACGCCTTTGAGGCGCAGTGGCAGGTAAGGCTGACCCCAGAACCCTTGAGCGATCGCGAGTGGCAAGAAATTAAGGTAGAAATTCACAGCGTGTCAAACTGAGCCTGTGGCTTCCCCGTCTAGGCTATGATTGGCTTGTGGTCTTGAGTATTCCCATGGCACGCTGGCTGACGGCACTTGTTTTAGCCCTTACGCTTCTCATTAGCGGTTGCGCCCCCACCCCGCTCTCCCCCTATGAGCAGGTGCAACAGGAAAGCACCCAGCGCAATGCCCCAGCGGCAGTGAGTCGTGAAGCCACCCAAGGAAGTGAATTTAATCGCTTCTTTCCTCCCGAAGAAAATGGCTTTGAGCGTATCTATGTCCAAGAGAAAAAGGGCTTTGCTGAGGCCAAGCTGAAAAAAGATGGCAAAGAACTGGCGATGCTGGCCATTTCCGATACAATTAGCACCCCTGAGGCCGCCGCCAAGTTTCAAAACAGTCCGATGCAGATTGCCGGCTATCCAGCAGTAGAGGTGGGAACCACACAAACGGCCATTCTGGTGGCCAACCGCTATCAGGTGAAGGTACTCTCCCGTGATCCCAGTTTTACCGCCAGCGATCGCCGCGAATGGATTGAAAAATTTGATCTTGCTGGTTTAGCCCAACTTGCCCCCTAAGGAGACCACCGTGAGCGAAGCTATCTATAAAATCGTTGACCAACTCCCCACTGGGGGCATCACCGTTATGGCCCTCAAGTCCTTGGATTTCATCATTCCCGGCCAGTGGCAAAATATCGTTGGTTTTGATAACACGATCCGCCATGTGACGGGGGAAACGGATCCTAACCTGATTCGCCAAATTGGCGATCGCGCCGTGCGGCTCTTTAACGACAAATCCCAAGGCTATCAGCGGGCACTGTGGCTCTATCAAACCGTCGATAACACTGATGCCCTCCTAGGCGCTGCCGCCCTTGCCAATAAAGTGGGCGAGAAGATTTCCTTCCTCGGCTTCCTTGACAAAATTACGCCCAAGCCTGAGCGGGCGCAATCGATTGACCTCAGTATTAAGCTGATTGTGGAAATTCTCGCCTTTTGTCAAATCAATGGCATTCCCGGTGACAGCCTCGGCGACTTTTTGCGTGCCCTTGCCGACTACAGTGGGGAATCGCTGATGCGGATGGCCGCCCTCATCTGCTTTGATGGCTTGATTCCCCTAGGGCCTGATTTTCTCCTGAAATGCTTGGCAACACTGCAAAGCTTGCAACCCAATGACTTGCAGGAAAACCCCACCTTCAAAGCGATTGGCAGTGTCGTGCCGGGCGGCAATCCCAGCGGTCAATTGGGCTTTATTATTCAGAGCTTTAATGCCGTGCAGGGGTGGATGAATCAATTTGTCAGCAGCCACGAGTTAACCCCCCAAAAAGTCATTAATAGCCTGCAAAACTTTATTGAACTCTCCAAGGACAACCTCGACTACTTGGGTGCCTTTTTGGACATGAGTACTAACTACTACTACCATACAGGCGTCCAGACCCTTGCCCGTCGCCTAATTGAGCGAGCCGTGGCTGAGAT contains these protein-coding regions:
- the adhE gene encoding bifunctional acetaldehyde-CoA/alcohol dehydrogenase, encoding MSASTLTSYPPVQSIADLEALIERVQRAQTQYAQFTQEQVDHIFHQAAMAANQARIPLAKQAVAETGMGVVEDKVIKNHFASEYIYNKYKNEKTCGVIEDDPIFGIQKIAEPVGVIAGVVPVTNPTSTTIFKALIALKTRNGIIFSPHPRAKGCTVAAAKVVLDAAVAAGAPPDIIGWIDEPTIELSQALMQHPQIKLILATGGPGMVKAAYSSGHPAIGVGAGNTPVLIDATADIPTAVSSILLSKSFDNGMICASEQAVIVVDEIYDAVKAEFQRRGAYLLSPEERQRVAQLLLKEGRLNPAIVGQSAATIAQMANIQVPPETRVLIGEVSEVGPQEPFSYEKLCPVLALYRAPQFHKGVEIAAQLVNFGGMGHTSVLYTDPRNQDDIAYFKYRMQTARVLINTPSSQGAIGDLYNFKLDPSLTLGCGTWGGNVTSENVGPHHLLNIKTVSDRRENMLWFRVPPKIYFKPGCLPIALRELEGKKRAFLVTDKPLFDLGITDPIVHTLEELGIKHDIFHEVEPDPTLSTVNRGLELLREYQPDVIIAVGGGSPMDAAKVMWLLYEHPEVEFDGLAMRFMDIRKRVYQLPPLGQKAIMVAIPTTSGTGSEVTPFAVVTDDRVGIKYPLADYALTPTMAIVDPDLVLHMPKKLTAYGGIDALTHALESYVSVLSTEFTEGLALEAIKLLFTYLPRAYRLGAADPEAREKVHYAATIAGMAFANAFLGVCHSMAHKLGSTFHLPHGLANALMISHVIRYNATDAPLKQAIFPQYKYPRAKERYAQIADFLELGGSTPEEKVERLIAAIEDLKAQLEIPATIKEALNSEDQAFYEQVESMAELAFDDQCTGANPRYPLIQDLKELYILAYMGCRRDAAAYHPAEATSE
- a CDS encoding lipoate--protein ligase family protein produces the protein MTWRYIPPFAAPGKVQMAVDRWLWQWSDRPCLRFYTWSPPAISLGYSQRHIPEHWHHLHWQGEAVELVQRPTGGRAVLHQGDLTYSLVVWGLGQRRRQVYADLCQFLRVGFARLGWPLQFGQEPYPSHAPLNCFARATGADLVLPTGEKVIGSAQAWRGDRVLQHGSIVLHPDPDLWQQVFGSVPHRQSLPPLEVVQTALLDAFEAQWQVRLTPEPLSDREWQEIKVEIHSVSN